One segment of Neobacillus endophyticus DNA contains the following:
- a CDS encoding spore coat protein: protein MIDYNRIGLGGPGSGFGFAPGLGLGGPGSGFGFGPGLGLGGPGLGVGYYPGIGLGGPGSGFGFAPGLGLGGPGSGLGFYPGLGLGGPGMGYGHPYPYPYYHHHHYPY from the coding sequence ATGATTGACTATAATAGGATTGGTTTAGGTGGACCAGGTTCAGGTTTTGGTTTCGCACCGGGTCTTGGTTTAGGCGGACCGGGTTCAGGTTTTGGTTTTGGACCAGGTCTTGGTTTAGGCGGACCAGGTTTAGGAGTTGGTTATTATCCAGGTATTGGCTTAGGTGGTCCAGGATCAGGTTTTGGTTTCGCACCAGGTCTTGGTTTAGGTGGACCAGGCTCAGGGTTAGGTTTTTATCCAGGTCTTGGTTTAGGCGGACCAGGCATGGGATATGGTCATCCGTACCCATATCCATATTACCACCATCATCACTACCCTTATTAA